One Bosea sp. 685 DNA segment encodes these proteins:
- a CDS encoding DUF4189 domain-containing protein, producing the protein MKLRSAIAAIGVLFACCGQLGAADLATRPIKGPVSPPAKESGIWAAIAYASANEKHGFFWGADKRQEAADLALEHCRRAGGEDCVVVSVFRNHRHWDDDDRTGFPYHHCGALAVAKDRDDRVTSDRVRPWSAKAAPTRQQAEDLAVQACERTGAQCAVREWVCT; encoded by the coding sequence ATGAAACTCCGTTCTGCCATTGCAGCGATCGGCGTGCTTTTCGCCTGTTGCGGGCAACTCGGCGCGGCCGATCTGGCGACGAGGCCGATCAAGGGGCCTGTCTCGCCCCCGGCCAAGGAGAGCGGCATCTGGGCAGCGATCGCCTATGCGAGCGCCAACGAGAAGCACGGCTTCTTCTGGGGCGCCGACAAGCGGCAGGAGGCGGCGGATCTGGCCCTCGAGCATTGCCGGCGGGCCGGAGGCGAGGACTGCGTCGTCGTCAGCGTCTTCCGCAATCATCGCCATTGGGACGATGATGACCGCACCGGGTTTCCCTATCATCACTGTGGCGCGCTCGCTGTGGCCAAGGACAGGGACGACCGCGTCACGAGCGACCGAGTCAGGCCTTGGAGCGCAAAGGCGGCGCCGACGCGCCAGCAGGCCGAGGATCTGGCCGTGCAGGCCTGCGAGCGGACAGGCGCGCAATGCGCGGTGCGCGAATGGGTCTGCACCTGA
- a CDS encoding biotin-dependent carboxyltransferase family protein, which produces MIEVLSSFALNTVQDLGRFGSRHLGVGTSGVMDPLALTVGNILLGNPDDAAGIEIQTFPFELRFQADTAFAVTGADCTATLDGRLLPPWWTAPAKAGQVLKLHPPMRGARSYLTLAGGVDVPIILGSRSTHLRSEFGGFLGRALAKGDVVATAGEAGGPTRPPPEEFGAEPAEIALPPGAPGETESSDDALPVRVLRAGEYELFPQEARQRFWRTAWKITHQSDRAGYRLGGEPLKLASRVEMRSYGIVAGVVQVPPSGEPIIQLSDANTAGGYPKIAGVVEADLWRLAQARIGSSIRFVDTGYDDAVAAMAPVNAYLAQVRRMVELYRQRPR; this is translated from the coding sequence GTGATCGAGGTTCTCTCCAGCTTCGCGCTCAACACGGTGCAGGATCTCGGGCGCTTCGGCTCCCGCCATCTCGGCGTCGGCACCTCCGGGGTGATGGACCCGCTCGCCCTGACGGTCGGCAATATCCTGCTCGGGAACCCAGATGATGCGGCCGGCATCGAAATCCAGACCTTCCCGTTCGAGCTGCGCTTCCAGGCCGACACTGCCTTCGCCGTGACCGGGGCGGACTGCACCGCGACATTGGACGGGCGCCTGCTGCCACCCTGGTGGACCGCTCCAGCGAAGGCCGGGCAGGTGCTGAAGCTGCATCCGCCCATGAGAGGCGCGCGCAGCTATCTGACGCTTGCCGGCGGCGTCGACGTGCCCATCATACTCGGCTCCCGCAGCACACATCTGCGCAGCGAATTCGGCGGCTTCCTGGGGCGCGCCTTGGCGAAGGGCGATGTCGTCGCAACCGCAGGCGAAGCCGGCGGGCCGACGCGGCCGCCACCTGAAGAATTCGGGGCCGAGCCCGCCGAAATAGCGCTGCCGCCGGGCGCTCCCGGCGAGACCGAGTCGAGCGACGACGCATTGCCGGTCAGGGTGCTGCGCGCGGGCGAATACGAACTCTTCCCGCAGGAGGCCCGCCAGCGCTTCTGGCGGACGGCCTGGAAGATCACTCATCAGAGCGACCGAGCCGGTTATCGGCTCGGCGGCGAGCCCCTGAAACTCGCATCCCGCGTCGAGATGCGCTCCTACGGCATCGTCGCCGGCGTGGTCCAGGTGCCGCCTTCCGGAGAGCCCATCATCCAGCTCAGCGATGCGAACACGGCGGGCGGCTATCCGAAGATCGCCGGCGTCGTCGAGGCCGATCTCTGGCGCCTGGCTCAGGCCCGGATCGGCAGTTCCATCCGCTTCGTCGACACCGGCTATGACGATGCCGTTGCCGCGATGGCGCCCGTGAACGCCTATCTCGCGCAGGTTCGCCGAATGGTCGAACTCTACCGGCAACGGCCGCGCTAG
- a CDS encoding aldo/keto reductase — protein sequence MKTRKLGTLDVSALGLGCMGMTGVYGSAVAKTDMIKLIHEAHDRGVTFFDTAEAYGPFANEELVGEALQPIRDKVVIATKFGFDIDQKTGARTGGTNSRPEHIKAVAEAALKRLRTDRIDLFYQHRVDLAVPIEDVAGAVKELIAAGKVKHFGLSEAGVQTIRRAHAVQPVTAVQSEYSLFWRGPEAELLPALNELGIGFVPFSPLGAGFLTGKIDENTTFEQGDFRNLVPRFSPAARKANMALVDVVKGVADRKGTTPAQVALAWLLAQKPWIVPIPGTTKPHRLEENLGAVDLNLTAGDLAEIDAEASGIKVQGERLPEAVLKMTGH from the coding sequence ATGAAAACCCGAAAACTAGGAACGCTGGATGTTTCCGCGCTCGGTCTCGGATGCATGGGCATGACGGGCGTCTACGGTTCGGCCGTTGCGAAGACCGACATGATCAAGCTCATCCATGAAGCGCATGATCGCGGCGTGACGTTTTTCGACACGGCCGAGGCCTATGGTCCGTTCGCCAATGAGGAACTGGTCGGGGAAGCGCTTCAGCCCATCCGCGACAAGGTCGTCATCGCCACCAAGTTCGGCTTCGACATCGATCAGAAGACCGGCGCGCGAACCGGCGGCACGAACAGTCGCCCCGAGCATATCAAGGCTGTGGCGGAAGCGGCGCTGAAGCGCCTGAGGACCGATCGCATCGACCTGTTCTACCAGCACCGTGTCGATCTCGCAGTGCCGATCGAAGACGTTGCCGGTGCCGTCAAGGAGCTCATCGCCGCGGGCAAGGTCAAGCATTTCGGCCTGTCGGAGGCTGGTGTCCAGACCATCCGCCGAGCCCATGCCGTCCAGCCGGTGACCGCGGTCCAGAGCGAGTATTCGTTGTTCTGGCGCGGTCCGGAAGCCGAGCTTCTACCCGCGCTGAACGAACTCGGCATTGGCTTCGTTCCCTTCAGCCCGCTTGGCGCCGGTTTCCTGACCGGCAAGATCGACGAGAACACGACGTTCGAACAAGGCGATTTCCGCAATCTGGTGCCGCGCTTCTCGCCGGCGGCCCGGAAGGCCAACATGGCGCTGGTCGACGTGGTCAAGGGCGTCGCGGATCGCAAGGGTACCACGCCGGCCCAGGTCGCGCTCGCCTGGCTGCTGGCCCAGAAGCCCTGGATCGTGCCGATCCCGGGAACCACAAAACCTCATCGGCTGGAAGAAAACCTCGGAGCGGTCGATCTGAACCTGACGGCCGGCGATCTCGCCGAGATCGACGCCGAGGCCTCCGGAATCAAGGTGCAGGGCGAGCGCCTGCCCGAAGCCGTGTTGAAGATGACCGGGCACTGA
- a CDS encoding ABC transporter ATP-binding protein has product MKSANVRLEKLNKHYHRVVAVEDVSLTIEPGSMVALLGPSGCGKTTCLRMIAGLVQPSSGEIFINEQRVTRVPVHKRNIGMLFQNYALFPHMTVAENIAFGLDMRGVGKADAGKRVTGALDLVQLGKFGDRFPTQLSGGQQQRVALARALVIEPAMLLLDEPLGALDKGLRESMQVELRALQRRLGLTTVMVTHDQDEALTMADRIVVMRDGRLEQVGGATEIYQKPASRFVATFLGASNLFSGKIETRDGAGALVFVAEGFGLLVDGLPGDAREATVSVRPEAIIVEPLGNGAPRAETPNSVVATIDQVVYRGFINHYYLKLPGGSEIIAYQQNRTSEGASSFAPGDKVIARWDASSNHVLPNG; this is encoded by the coding sequence ATGAAATCCGCGAATGTCCGACTGGAAAAGCTCAACAAGCACTATCATCGGGTGGTTGCGGTCGAGGACGTGTCGCTCACCATCGAGCCGGGCAGCATGGTCGCGCTGCTCGGCCCCAGCGGCTGCGGCAAAACGACATGCCTGCGCATGATCGCCGGGCTGGTCCAGCCCAGCTCTGGCGAGATCTTCATCAATGAGCAGCGCGTGACGCGCGTGCCGGTGCACAAGCGCAATATCGGCATGCTCTTCCAGAACTATGCGCTGTTCCCGCATATGACCGTGGCCGAGAACATCGCCTTCGGCCTCGACATGCGCGGCGTCGGCAAGGCCGATGCCGGCAAGCGCGTGACCGGGGCGCTCGACCTCGTCCAGCTCGGCAAGTTCGGCGACCGCTTTCCGACCCAGCTCTCGGGTGGACAGCAGCAGCGCGTCGCCTTGGCACGCGCCCTGGTCATCGAGCCCGCCATGCTCCTGCTCGACGAGCCGCTCGGCGCGCTCGACAAGGGGCTGCGGGAGAGCATGCAGGTGGAGTTGCGTGCACTCCAACGGCGTCTCGGGCTCACCACGGTCATGGTGACGCACGACCAGGACGAGGCCCTGACGATGGCGGACCGCATCGTCGTGATGCGCGATGGACGCCTGGAGCAGGTCGGCGGAGCCACGGAGATCTATCAGAAGCCGGCTTCGCGCTTCGTCGCGACCTTCCTCGGCGCATCGAACCTGTTCAGCGGCAAGATCGAGACGCGCGACGGGGCAGGGGCGCTGGTCTTCGTCGCGGAGGGCTTCGGCCTGCTCGTGGACGGGCTGCCCGGGGACGCTCGTGAGGCGACCGTCTCCGTGCGTCCCGAGGCCATCATCGTCGAGCCTCTGGGCAATGGAGCGCCCCGGGCGGAGACGCCCAACAGCGTCGTCGCGACCATCGATCAGGTCGTCTATCGCGGCTTCATCAATCACTATTACCTGAAACTGCCGGGCGGCTCCGAGATCATCGCCTATCAGCAGAACCGGACCAGCGAAGGCGCCAGTTCCTTCGCGCCCGGCGACAAGGTCATCGCCCGCTGGGACGCATCGAGCAACCATGTCCTGCCCAATGGCTGA
- a CDS encoding LysR family transcriptional regulator has protein sequence MTVALRNRASIAGVVRGCPATRHRNACEFSTESQEVARLSEHSVIPKLVGSTPLRYFSEVAERGSFRAAAEALRIAASAINRQVSNLEADLGVKLFERARGRAGLQLTDAGRILQFRLRSAINELRIANDEIIALQGLQRGHVTIGFNDVVVNSILPGAIKTFSRTHPGITFGVRVDSTRGLVSRLKDGDIDFAVAYNFASDVELSCMESVSLRMYLVASPDHPLAARASVTLADLAGFNLILPDGSGFLRQIFDVAFRGSNAQIHSLVETNSFELIHSLVEYGVGISIVTGRAQREDGRPRLVHVEIKDALLSQNVLACCRLPDRSLSPAAAAFADVVCDALRAFGHREARSSQAGEG, from the coding sequence TTGACAGTCGCCTTACGTAATCGCGCCTCTATCGCGGGAGTGGTGCGGGGTTGCCCGGCCACCAGACATCGCAACGCCTGTGAATTTTCGACAGAAAGCCAGGAGGTTGCACGGCTATCGGAGCACTCGGTGATTCCTAAATTGGTGGGCTCGACCCCGCTGCGCTACTTCTCCGAGGTGGCCGAGCGCGGTTCCTTTCGCGCCGCGGCTGAAGCGCTTCGGATCGCGGCCTCAGCGATCAACCGGCAGGTCAGCAATCTCGAGGCCGATCTCGGCGTGAAATTGTTCGAGAGAGCGCGCGGGCGGGCCGGGCTGCAATTGACGGATGCGGGGCGCATCCTGCAGTTCCGCCTGCGTTCGGCGATCAATGAACTGCGCATCGCAAACGATGAAATCATCGCGCTTCAGGGTCTGCAGCGCGGGCATGTGACCATCGGCTTCAACGATGTCGTCGTGAACTCCATATTGCCGGGCGCGATCAAGACATTCAGCCGGACACATCCGGGCATTACGTTCGGAGTCCGGGTCGATAGTACGCGCGGCCTGGTTTCGCGGTTGAAGGATGGCGATATCGATTTCGCCGTCGCCTATAATTTCGCCTCCGACGTCGAGCTGTCCTGCATGGAGAGCGTTTCTCTCAGGATGTACCTGGTCGCCTCGCCCGATCATCCGCTGGCCGCGCGCGCATCGGTTACGCTTGCCGACCTCGCCGGCTTCAACCTCATCCTGCCGGACGGTTCGGGGTTTCTGCGCCAGATCTTCGACGTCGCGTTTCGTGGCTCCAATGCGCAGATCCATTCTCTCGTTGAGACGAACTCCTTCGAGTTGATCCATTCGCTGGTGGAATACGGCGTCGGCATCAGCATCGTGACGGGACGGGCGCAAAGGGAGGACGGCCGGCCGCGACTTGTCCATGTCGAGATCAAGGATGCCCTTCTCTCGCAGAACGTGCTCGCATGCTGCAGATTGCCCGACCGCAGCCTGTCGCCCGCGGCCGCAGCATTCGCGGACGTCGTCTGCGATGCTTTGAGAGCATTCGGACATCGCGAGGCCCGTTCCAGTCAAGCTGGAGAAGGATAG
- the pxpB gene encoding 5-oxoprolinase subunit PxpB, with amino-acid sequence MDLTIAAEADEAPPAPTEELPKLSNIGTRALIIEAPGAFDLLQQRRILALADEVAAWPGVAEVVPGVTNLMVIFVEPPRDLQACRRALAEAWRRLPPKQLSSRVVEIPVIYGGELGSDLAAVCAYSGLLREEVIRIHSSGTYTVCCLGSSPGFGYLHGLDPRIFMPRKTVPSLRMLAGTVTIGGMQAGVSVSTGPNGWNAIGFTAVSMFDLARDIPALLAPGDIVRFTIERVEP; translated from the coding sequence CTGGACCTGACGATCGCCGCTGAGGCCGACGAGGCGCCTCCCGCGCCGACCGAGGAGCTGCCCAAGCTCAGCAATATCGGAACGCGCGCGCTCATCATCGAGGCGCCGGGCGCGTTCGACCTGCTGCAGCAGAGGCGCATCCTGGCGCTGGCGGATGAGGTCGCCGCATGGCCCGGCGTGGCGGAGGTGGTTCCCGGCGTCACCAATCTGATGGTGATCTTCGTCGAGCCGCCGCGCGATCTCCAGGCCTGCCGGCGCGCGCTCGCCGAGGCCTGGCGGCGCCTGCCGCCGAAGCAGCTGTCCAGCCGCGTGGTCGAGATCCCGGTCATCTATGGCGGCGAGCTCGGCTCGGACCTCGCCGCCGTCTGCGCCTATTCCGGCCTATTGCGGGAGGAGGTCATACGCATCCACAGCAGCGGCACTTACACCGTCTGCTGCCTCGGCAGTTCGCCGGGGTTCGGCTATCTGCATGGTCTCGATCCGCGGATCTTCATGCCGCGCAAGACCGTGCCGTCCCTGCGCATGCTGGCGGGCACGGTGACGATCGGCGGCATGCAGGCCGGGGTCTCGGTCTCGACCGGGCCCAATGGCTGGAACGCGATCGGCTTCACCGCGGTGTCGATGTTCGATCTGGCGCGTGACATTCCGGCCCTGCTGGCGCCTGGCGACATCGTTCGCTTCACCATCGAGAGAGTCGAGCCGTGA
- a CDS encoding invasion associated locus B family protein — protein MAGRRALSVSAMGMGMGLACLLLSGQHSAGQATTGSDYRIKPSDVALPANAKLGSYRRITQPFENWTLICDENLQTHQKVCNVTQTIEDSAGRLAFSWSLAATKDGKPYMILRTTSDAKYPGLVALRFQGQASPVKVELDGCNAAVCVGMLPVGPAVREQISKSAAPEVSYETTSGTMVTLAATLKGLSKAVEAIK, from the coding sequence ATGGCTGGCAGGCGCGCCCTATCCGTTTCGGCCATGGGCATGGGCATGGGCTTGGCTTGCCTGCTGCTTTCCGGTCAGCACTCGGCCGGACAGGCAACGACCGGCTCCGACTACCGGATCAAACCCTCCGACGTGGCTTTGCCTGCCAATGCAAAGCTGGGCAGCTACCGCCGGATCACTCAGCCTTTCGAAAACTGGACCTTGATCTGCGACGAAAACCTGCAGACGCATCAAAAGGTCTGCAACGTGACCCAGACCATCGAGGATTCGGCCGGCCGCCTGGCGTTCAGCTGGTCGCTCGCCGCCACGAAGGACGGCAAGCCCTACATGATCCTGCGCACCACATCGGATGCGAAATACCCCGGACTGGTCGCGTTGCGGTTTCAGGGCCAGGCCAGCCCGGTCAAGGTTGAGCTGGACGGCTGCAACGCCGCGGTCTGCGTCGGAATGCTGCCGGTTGGGCCGGCGGTGCGCGAGCAGATCTCGAAGAGCGCGGCCCCGGAGGTCTCCTATGAGACGACCAGCGGAACGATGGTGACGCTTGCCGCCACTCTCAAAGGGCTCTCGAAAGCGGTCGAGGCGATCAAATGA
- a CDS encoding LysR family transcriptional regulator, which yields MPNENFNDLAAFTVVAQERSFTRAAAKLGISQSTLSLTIRALEERLGFRLLARTTRSVAPTEAGGRLLQIVAPNFAEIEAEIAALNAIREKPAGTVRITAGEHAAVSVLQPALKRFLPDYPDIQVEIIVDYALTDIVAEGFDAGVRMGEQVAKDMVAVRIGPELRMALVASPAYFEQFSPPSTPQELAAHNCINSRLPTYGGLFPWGLEKDGREVKVRGEGQLIFNSLSLRLNSALDGLGIAYMLEDYVMPYIADGRLVRVLEDWCPYFPGYHLYYPSRRHSSSALALLADVLRYRGS from the coding sequence ATGCCGAACGAGAACTTCAACGACCTCGCAGCGTTCACCGTGGTCGCGCAGGAACGCAGCTTTACCCGGGCCGCCGCTAAGCTCGGCATCTCGCAATCGACCTTGAGCCTGACGATCCGGGCGCTCGAAGAGCGCCTCGGGTTCCGACTGCTGGCGCGCACGACACGCAGCGTCGCGCCGACCGAGGCCGGCGGTCGTCTTCTGCAAATCGTCGCGCCGAACTTCGCGGAGATCGAAGCCGAGATCGCCGCCCTCAACGCCATTCGCGAGAAGCCGGCAGGCACGGTCCGCATCACGGCTGGCGAACATGCTGCGGTTTCGGTTCTGCAACCGGCTCTCAAACGGTTCCTGCCGGATTATCCCGATATCCAGGTCGAGATCATCGTCGACTACGCCCTGACCGATATCGTTGCGGAGGGCTTCGATGCGGGCGTGCGGATGGGTGAGCAGGTCGCGAAAGACATGGTCGCGGTGCGTATCGGGCCCGAGCTTCGTATGGCGTTAGTCGCATCGCCAGCCTATTTCGAGCAGTTTTCTCCGCCGTCGACGCCGCAGGAGCTTGCGGCGCATAACTGCATCAACTCGCGGCTTCCGACCTATGGTGGCCTGTTTCCATGGGGCCTCGAGAAGGACGGGCGCGAGGTCAAGGTGCGCGGCGAAGGACAGCTCATCTTCAACAGCCTGAGCCTGCGCTTGAACTCGGCCTTGGACGGGTTGGGGATCGCCTACATGCTGGAGGACTACGTGATGCCCTACATCGCAGATGGGCGCCTGGTCCGCGTTCTGGAGGATTGGTGTCCCTATTTTCCCGGCTACCACCTCTATTACCCGAGCCGGCGGCACTCGTCGTCGGCGCTCGCCCTATTGGCGGACGTTCTCCGATATCGAGGAAGCTGA
- a CDS encoding DUF4405 domain-containing protein, producing the protein MSRLFLFRLAFDIAAACLLLFGFSYWWLGNVAHELAGTAMFLLLIMHNVFNRRWYGTISRRRRDARGAFNTAVTFALATAMLALLVTSILISNALSGIMSAYGGFTVRQLHTLAAYWVLVIVAVHLGLRWSMLMSFARTLLGISYPNAARTLVLRAVTAATAILGVWSSFQLGIGGKLSMQMTLDWWNFEESVAGFFIHCIAIAGLYIALTYYAMKGPRKNKRQAVSASSISENVRQ; encoded by the coding sequence TTGAGCCGCTTATTCCTCTTCCGGTTGGCGTTCGATATCGCGGCCGCTTGCCTGCTGCTGTTCGGCTTCTCGTATTGGTGGCTCGGCAACGTCGCGCATGAACTGGCCGGAACCGCCATGTTCCTGCTGCTCATCATGCACAACGTCTTCAACCGGCGCTGGTATGGGACGATTTCGCGGCGCCGGCGCGACGCGCGCGGCGCGTTCAACACCGCGGTCACATTCGCATTGGCCACCGCGATGCTGGCGCTCCTCGTCACCAGCATCCTGATCTCCAATGCTCTATCTGGAATCATGTCGGCTTATGGCGGCTTCACAGTCCGGCAGCTCCACACCCTGGCGGCCTATTGGGTCCTCGTGATCGTCGCGGTCCATCTCGGTCTGCGCTGGTCGATGCTCATGAGCTTCGCCCGCACCCTGCTCGGTATCTCCTACCCCAACGCCGCAAGGACGCTCGTGCTCCGGGCCGTCACAGCCGCGACCGCGATCCTCGGGGTGTGGAGCTCGTTTCAGCTCGGCATCGGCGGCAAGCTCTCGATGCAGATGACGCTCGACTGGTGGAATTTCGAGGAATCGGTCGCGGGCTTTTTCATCCACTGCATCGCGATCGCTGGGCTCTACATCGCCCTGACATACTACGCGATGAAAGGGCCACGGAAGAACAAGCGGCAAGCCGTGTCAGCTTCCTCGATATCGGAGAACGTCCGCCAATAG
- a CDS encoding 5-oxoprolinase subunit PxpA: MKIDLNSDMGEGFGPYRIGDDEALMEIVSSANVACGFHAGDPVIMDRTVRSAKARKVGIGAHPGLPDLMGFGRRIIQMDSAELEKHLVYQIGALQGIAVAAGHKVTHVSYHAALGNMATADKDVADVLARAIAAIDRDLIVFSMPDTEVERAAQRAGLRVLTLFLADRAYDEHGELVSRKRPNSVITSPDEVALRVRQFLDDGTVTTIEGKRLKIRARSILVHSDTPGSTQLARTVRATIEAGGGTVTPATEILA; this comes from the coding sequence ATGAAGATCGATCTCAATTCCGACATGGGCGAGGGCTTTGGACCCTACAGGATCGGCGATGACGAAGCGCTGATGGAGATCGTTTCCTCCGCCAATGTCGCCTGCGGCTTCCATGCCGGCGACCCGGTCATCATGGATCGCACCGTGCGGTCGGCCAAGGCGCGCAAGGTCGGCATCGGCGCCCATCCGGGCCTGCCGGATCTGATGGGCTTCGGCCGCCGCATCATCCAGATGGACAGCGCCGAGCTGGAGAAGCATCTCGTCTACCAGATCGGCGCACTGCAGGGCATCGCCGTGGCCGCGGGTCACAAGGTGACCCATGTCAGCTATCACGCCGCGCTCGGGAACATGGCGACCGCCGACAAGGATGTCGCGGATGTGCTCGCTCGCGCCATCGCCGCCATCGACCGCGACCTCATCGTCTTCTCGATGCCCGATACGGAGGTCGAGCGCGCGGCGCAGCGTGCGGGCCTGCGTGTCCTGACGCTGTTTCTCGCGGACAGGGCCTATGACGAGCATGGCGAGCTGGTCTCGCGCAAGCGCCCGAATTCGGTGATCACCTCGCCGGACGAGGTCGCCCTACGGGTGCGGCAATTCCTCGACGACGGCACGGTGACGACGATCGAGGGCAAGCGCCTCAAGATACGCGCGAGATCCATCCTGGTGCACAGTGACACGCCGGGCTCGACGCAGCTCGCTCGGACCGTCCGCGCAACGATCGAGGCGGGCGGCGGCACCGTCACCCCTGCGACCGAGATCCTGGCTTGA
- a CDS encoding cytochrome P460 family protein yields MKRFANPLALSALAACAVSLVGWQVHAESNRVAFPELDTLVHYTTVKRGNVTEHIMTTPEAMAAVKSGKPIPAGTHFVLVDHRDGKLYRYFVMERGAGFGADYDASRRTADWQFQWFWPDKSINKDENTARCQSCHRSQQGSDYLFTAYRIPRFNGTPVE; encoded by the coding sequence TTGAAGAGATTTGCCAATCCCCTTGCATTGAGTGCCCTAGCCGCCTGTGCCGTCTCCCTGGTCGGCTGGCAGGTCCATGCTGAATCTAACCGCGTCGCGTTTCCCGAGCTCGACACGCTGGTGCACTATACGACCGTCAAACGCGGCAATGTGACCGAGCACATCATGACGACGCCGGAGGCGATGGCGGCCGTCAAGAGCGGGAAGCCGATCCCGGCCGGCACGCATTTCGTGCTGGTCGATCATCGCGACGGCAAGCTCTACCGCTACTTCGTCATGGAGAGGGGCGCGGGCTTCGGCGCCGACTATGACGCGAGCCGCCGTACCGCCGACTGGCAGTTCCAGTGGTTCTGGCCCGACAAGTCGATCAACAAGGACGAGAACACCGCCCGCTGCCAGTCGTGCCACCGCAGCCAGCAGGGCAGCGACTACCTGTTCACGGCCTATCGCATTCCTCGGTTCAACGGCACTCCGGTCGAGTAA
- a CDS encoding extracellular solute-binding protein, translating into MTIDRRTLIKSAAASAIVMPTIISRAYAQEKQLHIGVYNSALGKLVQKEIIPAFEKEHKCRVFTIEGATLSNIAALRATRATPKFSVMMMDDVGVPQAKQEELIDTLDPAKIPNLAKVYKRFLFEDGYGVGFNISSAGMFINPQKTTGLTSYEQIFDPKYRKRILLNTPKNTQSVLMLIVATALATGKPLKEAQYLIDQGWDKLAQLKPNVLTIYDSEALVLMVAQGQADIGGIDYSKSIYPHAAKGVPLDMAPLKEGSFTGINSLTLVKNAPEPELGAAFINRMLDPAVLEMLSSQTFGAPSVAGINFKPEVAKYLAYPDTKMDEMGLFTPDWNFIIPKRAGLLERYNQVFSS; encoded by the coding sequence ATGACAATCGACCGCAGAACGCTGATCAAATCCGCCGCCGCTAGCGCCATCGTCATGCCGACGATCATCAGCCGGGCCTATGCCCAGGAGAAGCAACTCCATATCGGCGTCTACAACTCGGCCCTGGGCAAACTCGTCCAGAAGGAAATCATCCCGGCCTTCGAGAAGGAGCACAAATGCCGGGTCTTCACGATCGAGGGCGCGACCCTGTCCAACATCGCCGCGCTCCGGGCGACGCGCGCCACGCCGAAATTCAGCGTCATGATGATGGACGATGTCGGCGTGCCGCAGGCCAAGCAGGAGGAGCTGATCGACACGCTCGACCCGGCGAAGATTCCCAATCTCGCCAAGGTCTACAAGCGCTTCCTGTTCGAGGACGGCTACGGCGTCGGCTTTAACATCTCCAGCGCAGGCATGTTCATCAACCCGCAGAAGACGACCGGCCTGACGAGCTACGAGCAGATCTTCGATCCGAAATACCGCAAGCGCATCCTGCTCAACACGCCCAAGAATACGCAGAGCGTGCTCATGCTCATCGTCGCGACGGCGCTGGCGACCGGCAAGCCGCTCAAGGAGGCGCAGTATCTCATCGATCAGGGCTGGGACAAGCTCGCCCAGCTCAAGCCAAACGTGCTGACGATCTATGACAGCGAGGCGCTGGTCCTGATGGTGGCGCAGGGACAGGCCGATATCGGCGGCATCGACTACTCCAAATCGATCTATCCGCACGCGGCCAAGGGCGTGCCGCTCGACATGGCGCCGCTAAAGGAAGGCTCCTTCACCGGCATCAACAGCCTGACGCTAGTCAAGAATGCGCCCGAGCCCGAGCTCGGCGCGGCTTTCATCAACCGCATGCTCGACCCTGCTGTGCTGGAGATGCTCTCCTCGCAGACTTTCGGCGCGCCCTCGGTGGCCGGGATCAACTTCAAGCCGGAGGTGGCCAAATACCTCGCCTATCCCGACACCAAGATGGATGAGATGGGCCTGTTCACGCCGGACTGGAACTTCATCATTCCCAAGCGTGCCGGCCTGCTGGAACGCTACAATCAGGTCTTCAGCAGCTGA